The following proteins are encoded in a genomic region of Cytophagia bacterium CHB2:
- a CDS encoding cytidine deaminase produces the protein MSRPSPPAQRLPVDAQQLIAAAVRAKQKALAPYSKFHVGAAIVTADGKLFDGCNIESSSYGLTCCAERVAIFKALSEGARDFVSMAVAADTDEFTTPCGACRQVLWDYARDLHIILVNLAGATRELELKDLLPEAFDEQMLGHA, from the coding sequence ATGAGCCGACCCTCGCCACCAGCACAACGGCTGCCGGTTGACGCGCAGCAATTGATCGCTGCTGCGGTGCGCGCCAAGCAGAAAGCGCTGGCGCCATATTCGAAGTTTCACGTCGGCGCGGCGATCGTGACGGCTGACGGCAAATTGTTTGACGGTTGCAATATCGAATCAAGCTCGTACGGCCTGACGTGCTGCGCCGAGCGCGTCGCTATTTTCAAAGCGCTTTCCGAGGGCGCGCGCGACTTCGTCAGCATGGCGGTGGCGGCAGATACCGACGAATTCACCACGCCCTGCGGCGCCTGCCGGCAAGTGTTGTGGGACTACGCCCGCGATCTTCATATCATTCTCGTAAACCTGGCAGGCGCCACGCGCGAGCTTGAGCTCAAAGATCTATTACCCGAAGCTTTTGATGAGCAGATGTTAGGCCATGCATAA
- a CDS encoding class 1 fructose-bisphosphatase, which produces MVKRLMTIERHIIEQQKSFPQATGEFSALLYDLAFAAKVISREVRRAGLIDILGFTGTSNVQGELVRKLDEYADDVIFRAMDHTGRLCCLASEERDELIPIPAEFKCGHYVLLYDPLDGSSNIDANVSIGTIFSIHRKISAGEHGTPADALQPGRNQVGAGYILYGSSTLLMYTAGRGVHGFTLDPTVGEFLLSHENLMTPRRGGIYSVNEGNSGKWSEGMRNYINYLKGSDKATGRPYSSRYIGSLVSDFHRNLLYGGIFLYPADSKNPNGKLRLLYEANPLAFIAEQAGGAASNGHERVLDLTPTELHQRTPLIVGSAEDVKEAVDFLQGKRTS; this is translated from the coding sequence ATGGTCAAAAGACTGATGACGATCGAGCGGCACATCATCGAACAACAAAAATCCTTTCCGCAAGCCACCGGCGAGTTCTCGGCGCTGTTGTATGATCTCGCTTTCGCGGCGAAAGTCATCTCGCGCGAAGTGCGGCGCGCGGGCTTGATCGATATTCTCGGCTTCACCGGCACCTCCAACGTGCAGGGCGAATTGGTGCGCAAACTCGATGAATATGCCGACGACGTCATCTTTCGCGCCATGGATCACACCGGCCGGCTCTGCTGTTTGGCCAGCGAGGAACGCGACGAGTTGATTCCCATTCCCGCCGAATTCAAATGCGGGCATTATGTGCTGCTCTACGATCCGCTCGACGGCTCATCCAACATCGATGCCAATGTCAGCATCGGCACCATCTTTTCCATTCACCGAAAAATTAGCGCCGGTGAGCACGGCACGCCAGCCGATGCCCTACAACCCGGCAGAAACCAGGTTGGCGCGGGTTACATTCTCTACGGCTCCTCGACCCTGCTCATGTACACGGCCGGGCGCGGTGTGCACGGTTTCACGCTCGATCCCACCGTCGGCGAGTTTTTGTTGTCGCATGAAAACCTGATGACACCCCGGCGCGGCGGGATCTACAGCGTGAACGAGGGCAACTCCGGGAAATGGAGCGAGGGCATGCGCAATTACATCAATTATCTCAAAGGCAGCGACAAAGCCACAGGCCGGCCGTATTCCTCGCGTTACATCGGCTCGCTGGTTTCGGATTTTCATCGCAATTTACTCTACGGCGGCATTTTTCTCTATCCCGCGGATAGCAAAAATCCCAACGGCAAATTGCGCTTGCTTTATGAAGCCAACCCGCTGGCGTTTATTGCAGAGCAGGCGGGTGGGGCGGCCAGCAACGGCCACGAGCGTGTGCTCGATCTTACGCCAACCGAGCTGCATCAACGCACGCCGTTAATCGTCGGCTCGGCGGAGGATGTGAAGGAAGCCGTGGATTTTTTGCAGGGCAAACGCACAAGCTGA
- a CDS encoding thymidine kinase yields the protein MPANSDTGSIEVICGGMFSGKTEELIRRLRRAQIAKQRVMIFKPAIDDRYASDHIVSHSEQKLRSVPVKNAGEILEKSGDAQVIGIDECQFFDASLVAICNQLANRGVRVIVAGLDMDYRGAPFEPMPQLMAIAEQVTKAQAICMQCGEPASYTQRLTAARERVVVGATQIYEARCRKCYLPPEN from the coding sequence ATGCCTGCGAATTCCGATACCGGCTCTATTGAAGTGATTTGCGGCGGCATGTTCAGCGGCAAAACCGAAGAGTTGATTCGCCGTTTGCGCCGCGCGCAAATCGCCAAACAACGCGTGATGATCTTCAAGCCGGCGATTGACGATCGTTACGCCAGCGACCACATCGTCTCGCATAGCGAACAAAAGCTGCGTTCCGTGCCGGTGAAAAACGCCGGCGAAATTTTGGAAAAATCCGGAGACGCGCAAGTCATTGGCATCGACGAATGCCAATTTTTCGACGCCAGCCTGGTCGCCATTTGCAACCAACTCGCGAACCGCGGCGTGCGCGTGATCGTTGCCGGCCTCGATATGGATTATCGCGGCGCGCCGTTCGAACCCATGCCGCAGCTCATGGCGATTGCCGAGCAGGTAACCAAAGCCCAGGCCATTTGCATGCAATGCGGCGAGCCGGCAAGCTATACGCAACGTCTCACCGCCGCGCGTGAACGTGTGGTCGTCGGCGCAACCCAAATTTATGAAGCGCGCTGCCGCAAGTGTTATCTTCCGCCGGAAAACTGA
- a CDS encoding single-stranded DNA-binding protein, producing the protein MARGLNRVMLIGHVGRDPEMKYTPGGMAVATFSVATNDSFKDKEGKLQERTEWHRIVAFGRTAEVMGEYLKKGQQVYVEGRLQTRSWDDDKGQKRYITEIVALSVQFLGRKGEGGDGSGGGEIPTPGDDFAPAPTSAGEPEDLPF; encoded by the coding sequence ATGGCCCGTGGATTAAACAGAGTGATGTTGATCGGCCATGTCGGCCGCGATCCGGAAATGAAATATACTCCGGGCGGCATGGCAGTTGCCACATTCAGCGTGGCGACCAATGACAGCTTCAAAGACAAGGAAGGCAAGTTGCAGGAGCGCACGGAGTGGCATCGCATCGTCGCGTTCGGCCGCACCGCGGAAGTGATGGGAGAATACCTCAAAAAAGGCCAGCAAGTTTACGTGGAGGGCCGGTTGCAAACGCGTTCCTGGGACGATGACAAAGGCCAGAAACGCTACATCACCGAGATTGTCGCCTTGAGCGTGCAGTTTCTCGGCCGGAAAGGCGAAGGCGGCGACGGCTCCGGCGGCGGCGAAATTCCAACCCCGGGCGACGATTTCGCGCCGGCCCCAACGTCTGCCGGCGAACCCGAAGATCTTCCGTTCTAA
- a CDS encoding HEPN domain-containing protein — protein MGYQSWIDKANENLIVAEWSHAQGHVNACANRVYYAMFHAAIAALIKNQIQPSSAKFSHEWVQSNFAGQLIHRRKIFASKFRRYLVDAYWIRVSADYDPLSASKSDVSRELKKAKEFLSIIAGVLAYE, from the coding sequence ATGGGATATCAAAGCTGGATAGACAAGGCAAATGAAAACCTGATTGTTGCTGAATGGAGTCATGCTCAAGGCCATGTCAACGCCTGCGCGAATCGTGTGTATTACGCCATGTTTCATGCCGCGATTGCGGCGCTGATCAAAAATCAAATTCAGCCTTCCTCAGCCAAATTCAGCCATGAGTGGGTACAGTCAAATTTTGCCGGGCAGCTTATTCATCGACGCAAGATTTTTGCATCAAAATTCCGGCGGTATCTTGTAGATGCTTACTGGATTCGTGTTTCAGCCGATTATGATCCCCTCTCGGCCAGCAAAAGCGATGTTAGCCGAGAACTTAAGAAGGCAAAAGAATTTTTATCCATAATCGCAGGGGTGTTGGCTTATGAGTAA
- a CDS encoding purine-nucleoside phosphorylase, whose protein sequence is MSNSTTELALPLLDAERLAKAKAYVQQRFAATPRLAIILGSGLGTFAENMENTQSISTADIPEYPRSTVAGHAGRWIVGKIAGKNLLAMQGRVHSYEGYPFATVGFPVHLMAELGVKRLIVTNAAGGLNPLFKSGDLMLIDDHINFMFANPLRGQHRKEWGERWPDMHAPYDPELQRVALEAARQLGIPLQRGVLFASRGPNYETAAEVKLAQRLGADAATMSTVPEVLVAISRRMQVLGISCVTNLCTGMTNQKLDHAEVTEVANRISATFKQLLQAIIKEIG, encoded by the coding sequence ATGTCAAACTCCACAACCGAACTCGCGCTGCCGCTGCTGGACGCCGAACGCCTGGCGAAGGCAAAGGCGTATGTGCAACAACGTTTCGCCGCCACGCCCCGGCTGGCCATCATTCTCGGTTCCGGGCTGGGAACGTTTGCTGAGAACATGGAAAATACGCAATCGATCTCAACCGCAGACATTCCCGAGTATCCGCGTTCGACAGTCGCAGGTCATGCCGGACGCTGGATTGTCGGCAAAATCGCCGGCAAAAATTTGCTGGCGATGCAGGGCCGGGTGCATTCGTACGAAGGCTACCCCTTTGCCACCGTGGGCTTTCCGGTGCACCTCATGGCGGAATTGGGCGTGAAGCGCTTGATTGTGACCAATGCCGCCGGCGGGCTTAATCCTTTGTTTAAATCAGGCGATTTGATGTTGATCGACGATCACATCAATTTCATGTTTGCCAATCCGCTGCGCGGGCAGCATCGCAAAGAGTGGGGCGAACGCTGGCCGGATATGCACGCGCCGTATGATCCCGAGCTGCAACGTGTTGCGCTGGAAGCGGCGCGCCAACTCGGCATCCCGTTGCAGCGCGGCGTGCTGTTCGCCTCGCGCGGCCCGAATTATGAAACCGCGGCGGAGGTCAAACTCGCGCAACGTTTGGGCGCCGATGCCGCGACTATGTCAACCGTGCCGGAAGTTTTGGTGGCCATTTCGCGGCGTATGCAGGTGCTGGGCATTTCGTGTGTCACGAATCTCTGCACCGGCATGACGAATCAAAAACTCGATCATGCCGAGGTTACTGAAGTGGCGAATCGCATCAGCGCCACGTTCAAACAATTATTGCAGGCGATTATCAAAGAAATTGGATGA
- a CDS encoding DEAD/DEAH box helicase: MSQHKPNIKDYLADEAIFYMRHHIQQAGGNEVFFVGKVNAKGVVEAVHVVARGNKMMVPAIIHMVHTGDAVIHNHPSGGLQPSNADAGIASELGNEAVAFYIVNNYVSDIYVVVEPQKPKQIVKLKAKRLQEFLGPQGPLASALENFEARPPQQHMLAQVAEAFNENKISIIEAGTGTGKTLAYLLPAIEWSVRNRERAVVATGTINLQEQLINKDIPLLRATLPLKFRAELVKGRTNYACKRKLQEIQSQPDLFSEFNQRQELNTIIDWAQKSPDGSKSDLGFLPSEAVWEKIQSESDTTLRTKCPFYNECFFYNARRRAASADVLIANHHLLFADLSVRGETGGSSEVAVLPKYQRIIFDEAHDIEEVASSYFGAATSYHAFLRVIHKLYRIKDTKQTGLLPYTMAKLQRRAGTVTRTLLDKFREQIDGICEPALVNFEHDLAGLMERLFAWGASKRQNEYDETKIRLTPALTRDRLWQEIITKHVSVFLKSLRDNVEAVDKVIKLLETAEHYLGGEANSLAVDLNAQANRLLDMATQTEQVLLGDDENNIRWLEMKSSRWGNVVRLRSAPLDIAPILQKTVFEKFPTVIMTSATLAVGKSFRFLEERLGLQALKPERRNSAALASPFDYGRQVLLAIPRDMPDPNQAGYSRALQQSLSRVLHISQGRAFILFTSYGLLNQMYNALSGELAERGILALKQGTEGRHQLLERFKKNVGAVLFGTDSFWQGVDVHGEALECVIIPKLPFRVPTEPVIEARVEAIDKRGGNSFMEYSVPQAVIKLKQGFGRLIRRKTDFGAIVIFDNRIVTKRYGQVFLESLPECRTVVGTSEEVFDEMTKFYRAQRG; encoded by the coding sequence ATGTCGCAACACAAGCCTAATATCAAAGACTACCTTGCCGATGAGGCGATTTTTTACATGCGCCATCACATTCAGCAAGCCGGCGGCAATGAAGTATTCTTTGTCGGAAAGGTTAATGCCAAAGGCGTGGTCGAGGCGGTGCATGTCGTGGCGCGCGGCAACAAAATGATGGTGCCGGCCATCATTCACATGGTTCACACCGGCGACGCGGTGATTCACAATCATCCCTCCGGTGGGCTGCAACCTTCCAATGCCGATGCCGGCATCGCTTCCGAGCTGGGCAACGAGGCCGTGGCTTTTTACATCGTCAACAATTATGTCTCGGATATTTACGTCGTCGTCGAGCCCCAAAAGCCAAAACAGATCGTCAAGCTGAAAGCAAAACGGTTGCAGGAGTTTCTCGGCCCGCAGGGCCCGCTGGCCAGCGCCCTTGAAAACTTCGAAGCGCGCCCGCCGCAGCAGCATATGCTGGCGCAAGTGGCGGAAGCTTTCAATGAGAACAAGATTTCGATCATCGAAGCGGGTACCGGAACCGGCAAGACGCTGGCGTATCTGTTGCCCGCCATCGAATGGAGCGTGCGCAATCGCGAGCGCGCCGTGGTCGCCACCGGCACCATCAATCTGCAAGAACAACTCATCAACAAAGACATTCCGCTGTTGCGGGCGACTCTCCCCTTGAAATTCCGCGCGGAATTGGTGAAGGGCCGCACGAACTACGCCTGCAAACGCAAACTGCAGGAAATACAATCCCAACCGGATTTGTTTTCCGAATTCAATCAACGCCAGGAGTTGAACACCATCATCGACTGGGCGCAAAAATCGCCGGACGGCAGCAAGTCCGATCTCGGCTTTCTGCCGAGCGAGGCGGTGTGGGAGAAAATTCAATCCGAAAGCGACACCACGCTGCGCACGAAATGCCCGTTTTACAATGAATGTTTCTTTTACAATGCCCGGCGCCGCGCCGCCAGCGCCGACGTTCTGATCGCCAATCATCATCTCTTGTTCGCCGATCTTTCCGTACGCGGCGAAACCGGCGGCAGCTCGGAAGTGGCGGTGTTGCCCAAATATCAGCGCATCATTTTCGATGAAGCGCATGACATCGAAGAAGTCGCCTCTTCCTACTTCGGCGCGGCCACCAGTTATCATGCGTTCCTGCGTGTGATTCACAAACTCTATCGCATCAAAGACACGAAGCAAACCGGGCTGCTGCCGTACACCATGGCGAAGTTGCAGCGGCGCGCCGGCACGGTCACGCGCACGCTGCTGGATAAATTTCGCGAACAAATCGACGGCATCTGCGAGCCGGCTTTGGTCAATTTCGAGCATGATCTGGCGGGATTGATGGAGCGCCTGTTCGCCTGGGGCGCAAGCAAACGCCAGAATGAATATGATGAAACTAAAATCCGTTTGACGCCGGCGCTCACGCGCGACAGACTCTGGCAGGAAATCATCACAAAGCACGTCTCCGTGTTTCTCAAATCGCTGCGCGACAATGTCGAAGCGGTGGATAAGGTCATCAAACTGCTCGAAACCGCCGAGCATTATCTCGGCGGCGAGGCCAATTCGCTGGCCGTCGATCTCAATGCGCAAGCCAATCGTTTGCTGGATATGGCGACGCAAACCGAGCAAGTGTTGCTCGGCGACGACGAGAACAACATTCGCTGGCTGGAGATGAAATCCTCGCGCTGGGGCAACGTCGTGCGTTTGCGCAGCGCGCCGCTTGACATCGCGCCTATTTTACAAAAAACCGTGTTTGAAAAATTTCCCACGGTCATCATGACTTCCGCCACGCTGGCGGTGGGCAAATCGTTTCGCTTTTTGGAGGAACGCCTGGGCTTGCAGGCGCTCAAACCGGAACGGCGCAACAGCGCCGCGCTGGCCTCGCCGTTTGATTATGGCCGGCAGGTTTTGCTAGCCATTCCGCGCGACATGCCGGATCCCAATCAAGCCGGCTATAGCCGGGCGTTGCAGCAAAGCCTGTCGCGCGTTTTGCATATTTCACAAGGCCGCGCGTTCATTTTGTTCACCTCGTATGGTTTGCTCAATCAAATGTACAATGCGCTCTCCGGGGAGCTGGCGGAGAGAGGCATACTCGCGCTCAAACAAGGCACGGAGGGCCGCCATCAACTGCTGGAGCGCTTCAAAAAAAATGTCGGCGCGGTGTTGTTCGGAACGGACAGTTTTTGGCAGGGCGTGGATGTCCACGGTGAGGCGCTGGAGTGCGTGATTATTCCCAAGCTGCCGTTTCGCGTGCCCACCGAGCCGGTGATCGAGGCGCGCGTCGAGGCCATCGACAAGCGCGGCGGCAATTCTTTCATGGAGTATTCCGTGCCGCAGGCCGTGATCAAGCTCAAGCAGGGCTTTGGCCGCCTCATTCGCCGCAAAACCGATTTCGGCGCCATCGTAATTTTCGATAATCGTATCGTGACCAAGCGCTACGGCCAGGTGTTTTTGGAATCCCTGCCGGAATGCCGCACGGTGGTGGGGACATCGGAAGAAGTGTTCGACGAGATGACGAAGTTTTATCGCGCGCAAAGAGGGTGA
- a CDS encoding uridine kinase, which translates to MHKNWTKRGILIGIAGGSGSGKTMVTQKIVSQLGSDRVVIVEQDSYYRNINHLSLEERANYNFDHPASIDSELLVRHIKELLSGHSIDIPIYDFTTHSRRPETKSTGPHDVIVLEGILILDNPQLRELMDIKVYVDTDADLRFIRRLKRDTAERGRSMQSVIEQYEKSVRPMHLQFVEPSKRYADLIIPEGGFNLVAIDLLRTKIAALLREKQR; encoded by the coding sequence ATGCATAAAAACTGGACGAAACGCGGCATTTTGATCGGCATTGCCGGCGGCTCCGGTTCGGGCAAGACGATGGTCACGCAAAAAATCGTCAGCCAGCTCGGTTCCGATCGTGTGGTCATCGTTGAACAGGATTCCTATTACCGTAATATCAATCATCTTTCCCTGGAAGAACGCGCGAATTACAATTTCGATCATCCGGCCTCGATTGATTCCGAGTTGCTGGTGCGGCATATCAAGGAATTGTTGAGCGGGCACTCCATCGACATACCCATTTACGATTTTACCACGCACTCCCGCCGGCCGGAGACCAAAAGCACCGGCCCGCACGACGTGATCGTGCTCGAAGGCATTCTGATTCTCGACAATCCACAGTTGCGCGAGTTGATGGATATCAAAGTCTACGTCGACACCGACGCGGATTTGCGCTTCATTCGCCGGTTGAAACGCGACACTGCCGAGCGCGGCCGCAGCATGCAATCGGTGATCGAGCAATATGAAAAAAGCGTGCGGCCCATGCACCTGCAATTCGTCGAGCCGAGCAAACGCTACGCCGATCTCATCATCCCCGAAGGCGGCTTTAATTTGGTGGCCATCGATCTGCTGCGCACGAAGATTGCGGCGTTGTTAAGGGAGAAGCAACGGTAA
- a CDS encoding co-chaperone GroES, whose protein sequence is MKRSKAGKNTKLLVVGDRVLIEPDEGEERTDVGLYLPKWAVEKESVQGGKIVATGPGTPLPDFGEIDSEPWKPARRETRHLPMQTRVGDYAIFLRKAAIEIKVDDKNYLVVPQGAILVLMREKKSDDSKL, encoded by the coding sequence ATGAAACGTTCGAAAGCCGGAAAGAACACCAAGCTCTTGGTCGTGGGTGACCGCGTTTTGATTGAGCCGGATGAAGGCGAGGAGCGCACCGATGTCGGTCTGTATTTGCCGAAGTGGGCGGTGGAAAAAGAATCGGTGCAAGGCGGCAAGATCGTCGCAACCGGTCCGGGAACGCCTTTGCCGGATTTCGGTGAAATCGACAGCGAGCCGTGGAAACCGGCGCGCCGCGAGACCCGTCACCTTCCCATGCAAACGCGCGTCGGCGACTATGCCATCTTCCTGCGCAAAGCCGCAATTGAAATCAAAGTGGATGACAAGAACTATCTCGTGGTGCCGCAAGGCGCCATTCTCGTGCTGATGCGCGAGAAGAAAAGCGATGATAGTAAGCTTTGA